In one Corallococcus sp. EGB genomic region, the following are encoded:
- a CDS encoding DUF1501 domain-containing protein: protein MKKTRQDDLCCPERRTFLKAGAGFMGSLLLGGIPFKAVAQATNLAPPDRCFVFVYFNGGWDQLLAFDPRDPAVFTADRVSETRIMPGYNLLTDSRFQQTPILPKTRAGAEAPTMTFGPAVGALADHYDLMTVVRGINMSTLTHEVGYRYFLTGKMPIGSAARGSSTATEIVGQMKPTVPIPSIAQGVESYNDRYGGYANALRVSGLADLVLTLDPPTAARQLDSEIEKSLIDLNGMPITCEEQALTARGVGTAYESSRGQMQSVMENKLSDSFRFQLAANQAVRDFYGLNGQSYPYNSAAGRAAMVATALKKGISQCVSINMAGGLDTHFGTQQTHATNQRAGFDALNLLVNDLRQTAHPGGGNFMDHTTILVFSEFARTPTINATGGRDHHLSNSCLLMGAGIKHNLVVGRSGDIGMSPGTVDLRTGANDPNGSNIFPEHIIATVLASAKLDYSITRVDPLRFILA from the coding sequence ATGAAGAAGACGCGCCAAGACGACCTCTGCTGCCCCGAGCGCCGCACCTTCCTCAAGGCCGGAGCCGGCTTCATGGGCTCCCTGCTCCTGGGAGGCATCCCCTTCAAGGCCGTGGCCCAGGCGACGAACCTGGCCCCTCCCGACCGCTGCTTCGTCTTCGTGTATTTCAACGGAGGGTGGGACCAGCTGCTCGCGTTCGACCCGCGTGACCCGGCGGTGTTCACCGCCGACCGCGTCAGCGAGACGCGCATCATGCCGGGCTACAACCTGCTCACGGACTCGCGCTTCCAGCAGACGCCCATCCTCCCCAAGACGCGCGCGGGCGCCGAGGCCCCGACGATGACCTTCGGGCCCGCGGTGGGCGCGCTGGCGGACCACTACGACCTGATGACGGTGGTGCGCGGCATCAACATGAGCACGCTCACCCACGAGGTGGGCTACCGCTACTTCCTCACCGGGAAGATGCCCATTGGCAGCGCGGCGCGCGGCTCCTCCACGGCCACGGAGATCGTGGGCCAGATGAAGCCCACGGTGCCCATCCCGTCCATCGCCCAGGGCGTGGAGTCCTACAACGACCGCTACGGCGGCTACGCCAACGCGCTGCGCGTGAGCGGCCTGGCGGACCTGGTGCTCACGCTGGATCCGCCCACCGCCGCGCGGCAGCTGGACAGCGAAATCGAGAAGAGCCTCATCGACCTCAACGGCATGCCCATCACCTGCGAGGAGCAGGCGCTCACCGCGCGGGGCGTGGGCACCGCCTATGAGAGCAGCCGCGGCCAGATGCAGTCGGTGATGGAGAACAAGCTGTCGGACTCGTTCCGCTTCCAGCTGGCGGCGAACCAGGCCGTGCGCGACTTCTACGGCCTCAACGGCCAGTCCTACCCGTACAACAGCGCCGCGGGCCGCGCGGCCATGGTGGCCACCGCCCTGAAGAAGGGCATCAGCCAGTGCGTGTCCATCAACATGGCCGGCGGCCTGGACACCCACTTCGGCACGCAGCAGACGCACGCGACCAACCAGCGGGCGGGGTTCGACGCGCTGAACCTGCTGGTGAATGATCTCCGCCAGACGGCGCACCCCGGCGGCGGCAACTTCATGGACCACACCACCATCCTGGTGTTCAGCGAGTTCGCCCGCACGCCCACCATCAACGCCACGGGCGGCCGCGACCACCACCTGTCCAACAGCTGCCTGCTGATGGGCGCGGGCATCAAGCACAACCTGGTGGTGGGCCGCAGCGGTGACATCGGCATGTCGCCGGGCACGGTGGACCTGCGCACGGGCGCCAATGATCCGAACGGCTCCAACATCTTCCCCGAGCACATCATCGCGACGGTGCTGGCCTCGGCGAAGCTGGACTACAGCATCACGCGGGTGGACCCGCTGCGGTTCATCCTTGCCTGA